The following proteins come from a genomic window of Geomonas sp. RF6:
- a CDS encoding DUF2325 domain-containing protein has protein sequence MRVSLVGGIARLERHYLQEAEKAGVDLKIFNRLEAGLSSKIRHAEAVVLFTSKISHKARMKVMSVAQAKDIPVFMCHNCGVCALRDCLNCVKKGLVEVH, from the coding sequence ATGCGAGTCTCACTGGTGGGCGGAATTGCCCGGCTGGAAAGGCATTATCTGCAGGAAGCAGAGAAGGCAGGGGTGGATCTGAAGATCTTCAACCGTCTGGAGGCGGGCCTCTCATCAAAGATTAGACATGCAGAGGCTGTTGTGCTATTTACCAGCAAGATTTCTCACAAGGCCCGCATGAAGGTGATGAGCGTGGCGCAGGCGAAGGATATCCCGGTGTTCATGTGCCACAACTGCGGCGTCTGCGCCTTACGGGACTGCCTCAACTGCGTGAAGAAGGGACTTGTAGAGGTCCACTAG
- a CDS encoding transketolase family protein — translation MIATRDAYGETLAELGAENENIVALDADLSGSTKTGVFGKKFPERFFNMGIAEANMVGTAAGLAAVGKIPFLSTFAIFAAGRAWEQIRQSVAYPKANVKIVATHGGVTVGEDGGSHQSVEDIAIMRAIPNMTVIVPADGEETKGAIRAAAAHKGPVYVRLGRNKVPNVFPKGHTFEIGKGCEVVAGTDLTFVTTGLMTGVAVAAAEKLKAEGISARVVHLGTVKPLDKEIVIKAAKETGVIVTAEEHSVVGGLGGAVAELLGEECPTLMKRVGVYDRFGTSGKSEELLKYFGLTAENLVEEAKEIFARKK, via the coding sequence ATGATAGCAACAAGGGACGCTTACGGGGAAACGCTGGCCGAACTCGGCGCTGAGAACGAGAACATAGTCGCGCTGGATGCCGACCTCTCCGGCTCCACGAAGACCGGGGTCTTCGGGAAGAAGTTTCCGGAGCGCTTTTTCAACATGGGTATCGCCGAGGCGAACATGGTGGGGACCGCCGCAGGTCTCGCAGCGGTCGGGAAGATCCCCTTCCTCTCCACCTTCGCGATCTTCGCAGCCGGGCGCGCCTGGGAGCAGATCCGCCAGTCCGTTGCCTACCCGAAGGCGAACGTGAAGATCGTGGCCACCCACGGCGGCGTCACCGTCGGTGAGGACGGCGGCTCGCACCAGTCGGTGGAGGACATCGCCATCATGCGCGCCATCCCCAACATGACCGTCATCGTCCCCGCCGACGGGGAGGAGACGAAGGGCGCCATCCGCGCCGCCGCCGCCCACAAGGGGCCTGTGTACGTGCGCCTCGGCCGCAATAAGGTGCCGAACGTATTCCCGAAGGGGCACACCTTCGAGATCGGCAAAGGGTGCGAGGTCGTGGCCGGAACCGACCTTACCTTCGTCACCACCGGGCTCATGACCGGCGTGGCGGTCGCGGCGGCCGAGAAGCTGAAGGCCGAAGGGATCTCCGCCCGCGTCGTGCACCTCGGCACCGTAAAGCCGCTGGACAAGGAGATCGTCATCAAGGCCGCCAAGGAGACGGGGGTCATCGTGACCGCAGAGGAGCACTCGGTTGTCGGGGGGCTGGGCGGCGCCGTGGCGGAGCTCCTCGGCGAGGAGTGCCCGACGCTCATGAAGCGGGTCGGGGTCTACGACAGGTTCGGCACCTCCGGGAAGTCCGAGGAGCTCCTCAAGTACTTCGGGCTCACCGCCGAAAACCTGGTGGAAGAAGCAAAGGAGATCTTCGCGAGGAAGAAATGA
- a CDS encoding MalY/PatB family protein — translation MTHTFDFDTVVDRTKSSSLKWDRYRGRDIIPLWVADMDFPAPPPVVEALHERISHGVFGYTLAPDELVEEVCAYHLREYRWEISPEWLVWLPGLVTGINVACRAVGADGDDVVTFTPVYPPFLTSPPLCNRGVVKVPLHLSRGRWGWEPAELERSITPRTTHLLLCSPHNPVGRVWTREELLQLGDLAQRHNLVVCSDEIHAGLILDENKEHIPFATLSPELARRTITLQAPSKTFNVPGLGCSFAVISDPSLRRRFLSAMGKIVPHVNTLGYTAALASYRHGKEWQRALLEYLKGNRDLVEGEVATMPGLEVTHVEATYLAWIDTRSAGIKNPGRFFEEAGVGLSDGAEFDSPGFVRLNFGCSRVLLKEALRRMRAALG, via the coding sequence ATGACGCATACCTTCGACTTCGACACCGTCGTAGATCGCACCAAATCCTCCAGCCTCAAGTGGGACCGGTACCGTGGGCGCGACATCATCCCGCTCTGGGTGGCGGACATGGATTTTCCCGCTCCCCCACCTGTAGTCGAGGCGCTGCACGAGCGCATAAGCCACGGCGTCTTCGGCTACACGCTCGCCCCCGATGAGCTTGTGGAGGAGGTGTGCGCCTACCACCTGCGGGAGTACCGCTGGGAGATTTCCCCTGAGTGGCTCGTGTGGCTTCCGGGGCTCGTCACCGGCATCAACGTGGCATGCCGCGCCGTCGGCGCCGACGGCGACGATGTTGTGACCTTCACCCCGGTTTATCCCCCTTTTCTGACCTCCCCTCCCCTGTGCAACCGCGGCGTCGTGAAGGTGCCGCTGCACCTCTCGCGCGGCCGCTGGGGCTGGGAACCTGCGGAGCTGGAGCGCAGCATTACGCCGCGCACAACGCATCTTCTCCTTTGCTCGCCGCACAACCCGGTCGGGCGCGTGTGGACACGAGAAGAGCTCCTCCAGCTCGGCGACCTCGCGCAGCGCCACAACCTGGTCGTCTGCAGCGACGAGATCCACGCCGGGCTGATACTGGACGAGAACAAGGAGCACATCCCCTTCGCCACCCTGTCGCCGGAGCTCGCCAGGCGGACGATCACCCTGCAGGCGCCGAGCAAGACGTTCAACGTCCCCGGACTCGGCTGCTCCTTTGCCGTCATCTCCGACCCTTCCCTGCGCCGCCGCTTCTTGAGCGCCATGGGAAAGATCGTGCCGCACGTGAACACTCTCGGCTACACCGCCGCCCTCGCGTCCTACCGGCACGGGAAGGAATGGCAGCGGGCGCTTCTGGAGTACCTGAAGGGGAACCGCGACCTGGTGGAGGGCGAGGTGGCGACGATGCCGGGACTGGAGGTCACGCACGTTGAGGCAACGTATCTTGCCTGGATCGACACGCGCAGCGCCGGGATCAAGAATCCCGGGAGGTTTTTTGAGGAAGCAGGGGTGGGGCTCTCCGACGGAGCCGAGTTCGACTCCCCCGGCTTCGTAAGGCTCAATTTCGGCTGCTCAAGGGTGTTATTGAAGGAAGCGCTCCGGCGCATGCGCGCTGCGCTGGGGTGA
- a CDS encoding response regulator — protein sequence MKECEEREIWIMGLGSKTDRGAIICSYLAEGGYRARTAKPSEVSVCAPLAILLDVSPFSEESWDILLKIKTDPQTRELPILPVYLSEDGNIGGVFAAAGYFSLPLDSQYLVKRLRDMGLTDESEDYDLQAMIITPRGEEQLERTLERLTFEVVNAYTGKEAVALGTIIHPYMVFCSLLLADMSAFEIMEKFRLYPQTHNIPFFILLKDTLSDADRQALSRAVQPLVRKTSMTQKEFLAYFKKSPD from the coding sequence ATGAAGGAGTGCGAAGAGCGTGAAATCTGGATCATGGGGCTCGGCAGCAAGACCGATCGGGGCGCCATCATCTGCAGCTATCTCGCCGAGGGGGGATACAGGGCACGGACGGCAAAGCCGTCGGAGGTTTCCGTCTGCGCTCCGCTGGCCATCCTTCTCGACGTCTCCCCCTTCTCGGAAGAAAGCTGGGATATCCTCCTGAAGATCAAGACGGACCCCCAGACGCGCGAGCTGCCGATCCTCCCGGTGTACCTCAGCGAGGACGGCAACATTGGTGGAGTATTCGCGGCTGCCGGGTACTTCTCTCTCCCGCTCGATTCGCAGTACCTCGTGAAGCGCCTGCGCGACATGGGGCTCACGGATGAATCGGAAGACTACGACCTGCAGGCGATGATCATTACGCCGCGTGGGGAGGAGCAACTGGAGCGCACCCTGGAGCGCCTGACCTTCGAGGTGGTGAATGCGTACACCGGGAAGGAAGCGGTGGCGCTCGGCACCATCATCCACCCCTACATGGTCTTCTGCTCCCTTCTCCTTGCGGACATGTCCGCCTTCGAGATCATGGAAAAGTTCCGCCTCTATCCGCAGACGCACAACATTCCCTTCTTCATCCTGCTGAAGGACACCCTGAGCGATGCCGACCGCCAGGCGCTGAGCCGCGCGGTGCAGCCTCTGGTGCGAAAGACCAGCATGACGCAGAAGGAGTTCCTCGCCTACTTCAAGAAGTCCCCTGACTAG
- a CDS encoding type II secretion system protein → MTRTVLGERGFTYIGAMVAVILMGIALGVAGTYWSTRMQRDRETELIFRGIQYRDAIRGWYGYVWDDKSKSFKNDPAARTRLGLPAEAPPLTDLEQLVKDPNSSGKVRWLRRLYPDPVLSFQTGKPEKWDVVKDANQRIIGVKSRSEARPLKQGTFPDDPISGLEPADFEGKEKYSDWQFIYNRVPKLQGSGKQSGEGVTPTPGGGSSTGWKGFSHPE, encoded by the coding sequence ATGACTCGAACGGTGCTAGGGGAGCGGGGTTTCACCTACATCGGCGCCATGGTCGCCGTCATCCTCATGGGGATCGCCCTGGGGGTTGCCGGCACCTATTGGTCGACGAGGATGCAGCGGGACCGGGAGACGGAGCTCATCTTTCGCGGCATCCAGTACCGGGACGCCATCAGGGGTTGGTACGGGTACGTCTGGGACGACAAGAGCAAGAGCTTCAAGAACGATCCCGCCGCCCGTACCCGCCTCGGCCTTCCGGCGGAGGCCCCCCCTCTCACCGATCTCGAGCAGCTTGTGAAGGATCCGAACAGCAGCGGGAAGGTGCGCTGGCTGAGACGCCTGTACCCCGACCCGGTCCTCTCCTTTCAGACGGGGAAGCCGGAAAAGTGGGACGTGGTGAAGGACGCTAACCAGCGTATCATCGGGGTAAAGAGCAGGAGCGAGGCAAGGCCCCTGAAGCAGGGGACCTTCCCGGACGACCCGATATCGGGGCTTGAGCCGGCTGACTTCGAGGGAAAAGAGAAGTACAGCGACTGGCAGTTCATCTACAACCGCGTTCCGAAGCTCCAGGGGAGCGGGAAGCAGAGCGGGGAGGGGGTCACACCCACTCCCGGCGGCGGCTCCTCCACCGGGTGGAAAGGCTTCTCCCACCCGGAGTAA
- a CDS encoding CDP-diacylglycerol diphosphatase, protein MNIRTRARGAVISAAAFFLLSLPSLAWPSEEGSRDILWQTVSNCLDPTAFDYCGTCTIPLAEMNCANRTGCSNSLELWTESEHYVSFRDRKMCDCPGGFVHGLAVPRARVMGTEDPRRPNGIWSFAWDAARTRIAQEKEIALYVNPPSARTQDQLHVHLVRLRPDARQRFTSITVARIASLDDVWSAARNCATAQGLSDYGVLVTTHPDGGFLVVVDRKSPNKYAQSTCK, encoded by the coding sequence ATGAACATCCGCACCCGCGCCAGGGGCGCCGTTATCTCGGCCGCCGCCTTCTTCCTTCTCTCCCTTCCCAGTCTTGCCTGGCCCTCCGAGGAGGGGTCCCGCGACATCCTCTGGCAAACGGTGAGCAACTGCCTCGATCCCACCGCCTTCGACTACTGCGGCACCTGCACGATACCTCTGGCGGAGATGAACTGTGCGAACCGAACGGGGTGCAGCAACAGCTTGGAGCTGTGGACGGAGTCGGAGCACTACGTCTCCTTCCGCGACCGGAAGATGTGCGACTGCCCCGGCGGCTTCGTGCACGGGCTGGCAGTCCCGCGTGCGCGCGTCATGGGGACGGAGGATCCGCGGCGCCCGAACGGGATCTGGAGCTTCGCCTGGGACGCGGCCCGCACCCGCATCGCGCAGGAGAAGGAAATCGCCCTCTATGTGAATCCTCCGTCAGCGCGGACTCAAGACCAGCTGCACGTGCATCTGGTTCGTCTGCGCCCTGATGCGCGTCAGCGGTTCACATCCATTACAGTAGCGCGCATAGCCAGTCTCGACGACGTCTGGAGCGCGGCCAGGAACTGCGCGACGGCGCAAGGACTCAGCGATTACGGTGTCCTCGTCACCACCCACCCCGATGGCGGCTTCCTCGTCGTCGTTGACCGCAAGAGCCCCAACAAGTACGCCCAGTCGACCTGCAAGTAG
- a CDS encoding DUF362 domain-containing protein, protein MSSTVYFADMRAGVRENLFDKIGRLMREAGIESRLAQGDLVAVKVHFGEKGNHTFVRPVFVRRVVEEIKRCAARPFLTDSSTLYPGERKEAVSALSCAVENGFAYAVVGAPLIMCDGLRGHTARDVRINGEILEKVGIGEEILEADALVAVSHFKCHELTGFGGALKNLGMGCSSRSGKLQQHSTVAPEIAESVCNACGACCKSCAHDAIIVLEGRMSIDAAKCAGCGRCITACHKKAIRINWNESASLVMRKMAEYAKGAVHGKGEKTLFLNFITQVSPACDCYGHADAPIVNDIGIVASVDPVAADQASADLVNQARGNENTALATGHEPGGDKFRGVHPEIDWEVQLEHAEKIGVGSRKYTLVKI, encoded by the coding sequence ATGAGCAGCACGGTGTATTTCGCCGACATGCGCGCAGGGGTGCGCGAAAACCTCTTTGACAAGATCGGGAGACTGATGCGCGAAGCAGGAATCGAGTCGCGCCTGGCACAGGGCGACCTGGTGGCGGTGAAGGTCCACTTCGGCGAGAAGGGGAATCACACCTTCGTGCGCCCCGTCTTCGTGCGTCGCGTGGTGGAAGAGATCAAGCGCTGCGCGGCGCGCCCGTTCCTGACCGACTCCTCCACCCTCTATCCCGGTGAGCGGAAGGAGGCGGTATCCGCCCTTTCCTGCGCCGTGGAGAACGGTTTTGCCTACGCGGTGGTCGGCGCCCCCCTCATCATGTGCGACGGGCTGCGCGGCCACACCGCGCGCGACGTGCGGATAAACGGGGAGATCCTTGAAAAGGTGGGTATCGGCGAGGAGATCCTGGAGGCGGACGCCCTGGTGGCGGTCAGCCACTTCAAGTGCCACGAGCTCACCGGCTTCGGCGGGGCGCTGAAGAACCTCGGGATGGGGTGCTCAAGTCGAAGCGGGAAGCTGCAGCAGCACTCCACCGTCGCGCCGGAGATCGCCGAAAGTGTCTGCAACGCCTGCGGTGCGTGCTGCAAGTCGTGCGCACACGATGCCATAATCGTGCTGGAGGGGCGGATGTCGATAGACGCCGCGAAGTGCGCCGGGTGCGGTCGCTGCATCACCGCCTGCCACAAGAAAGCGATCAGGATCAACTGGAACGAGAGTGCATCCCTCGTCATGCGCAAGATGGCGGAGTACGCGAAGGGGGCGGTGCACGGGAAGGGGGAAAAGACCCTCTTTCTGAACTTCATCACACAGGTTTCCCCCGCCTGCGACTGCTACGGCCATGCCGATGCACCTATCGTGAACGATATCGGGATAGTCGCCTCCGTGGATCCTGTGGCGGCGGACCAGGCGAGCGCGGACCTGGTGAATCAGGCGCGCGGCAATGAGAATACCGCGCTGGCGACAGGGCACGAGCCGGGAGGGGACAAGTTCCGCGGCGTGCACCCGGAGATAGACTGGGAGGTGCAGCTGGAGCACGCGGAGAAGATCGGGGTGGGGTCGAGGAAGTACACCCTGGTGAAGATATAG
- a CDS encoding HesA/MoeB/ThiF family protein, producing the protein MLTDAQIERYSRHIILKGVGGKGQKKLLSGKVLIIGAGGLGSPAALYLAAAGVGTIGIADADVVDVSNLQRQIIHHTSDVGKDKVLSASEKMTAINPDVNVITHKAWICAENIAEIIAPYDFVIDGTDNFAAKFLINDACVMGGKPFSHGGILQFLGQTMTVTPKSSACYRCLFPKVPPRGAIPTCAEAGVIGVLPGIIGTLQATEAIKFLLGVGSLLTNEMLIYDALDNDFTKVDVARSAHCPVCGDNPTITELVDETDAMNVCDLELGA; encoded by the coding sequence ATGCTTACTGATGCACAGATCGAGCGCTACTCCCGTCACATCATCCTGAAGGGTGTAGGGGGGAAAGGGCAGAAGAAACTCCTGAGCGGAAAGGTGCTCATTATCGGCGCGGGGGGACTCGGCTCGCCGGCAGCGCTCTACCTTGCTGCGGCAGGGGTGGGGACTATCGGTATTGCCGACGCCGATGTGGTGGATGTCTCCAACCTGCAGCGCCAGATCATCCATCACACGAGCGATGTCGGGAAAGACAAGGTCCTCTCCGCCAGCGAGAAGATGACGGCAATAAACCCCGACGTGAACGTCATCACCCACAAGGCGTGGATCTGTGCGGAGAATATCGCCGAGATCATTGCCCCCTACGACTTCGTCATCGATGGCACCGACAACTTCGCCGCCAAATTCCTGATCAACGATGCCTGCGTCATGGGGGGGAAGCCCTTCTCCCACGGCGGCATCCTGCAGTTTCTGGGGCAAACGATGACGGTGACCCCGAAAAGCTCCGCCTGCTACCGCTGTCTTTTTCCAAAGGTGCCGCCCCGCGGCGCCATCCCCACCTGCGCCGAGGCAGGGGTGATCGGAGTTCTTCCCGGCATCATCGGGACCTTGCAGGCGACCGAAGCCATCAAGTTCCTTCTCGGGGTGGGGAGCTTGCTCACCAACGAGATGCTGATCTATGATGCCCTGGACAACGACTTCACCAAGGTCGATGTCGCACGAAGCGCTCATTGCCCCGTCTGCGGCGACAACCCCACCATCACGGAGCTCGTCGACGAGACGGACGCCATGAACGTCTGCGACCTCGAGCTCGGCGCCTGA
- a CDS encoding sigma-54-dependent transcriptional regulator, with translation MRRTKIMVVDDEHLIRWSLEQNLKKQGYEVCTAGTGEDALRLAREEQPELVLLDFHLPGIDGLEVLQRLKELDDEIIVIMVTAQGGLETAVNTMRHGAYDYINKPFNLDELGLVIRKALDTSDLRREVVQLRSEHKKLGPPKIIGTSKHMKNVLDMMDKVARSDASTVLVQGESGTGKELVAKYIHFQSNRAEKPFVAINCAAVPATLLESELFGHEKGAFTDAKTSKKGLFELADGGTVFLDEIGDMEVGMQAKLLRFLEDRNFRRIGGSKVIPVDVRIISATNKDLLKAIEEKTFRNDLYYRLQVIPIFLPALRERKEDILQLANHFIDVFTKEFNKSIKGISSMAEKLLVEYSWPGNIRELKNVIERAIILGNDENLLLENLPLEIVAQASQVTMPMATFKLPPEGIDIEEVEKELIKQSLEITDWNQSKAAKKLNLGIDAFRYRMKKFGFLK, from the coding sequence ATGCGCAGAACGAAGATCATGGTGGTGGACGACGAGCATCTGATCCGCTGGTCGTTGGAGCAGAATCTTAAGAAGCAGGGGTACGAGGTATGTACCGCAGGGACCGGCGAGGATGCCCTGCGCCTGGCACGCGAGGAGCAGCCGGAGCTGGTGCTCCTCGACTTCCACCTTCCCGGGATCGACGGCCTGGAGGTGCTGCAGCGCCTGAAGGAGCTGGACGACGAGATCATCGTCATCATGGTCACCGCCCAGGGGGGGCTGGAGACCGCGGTGAACACCATGCGCCACGGCGCCTACGACTACATCAACAAGCCGTTCAACCTGGACGAGCTCGGGCTGGTGATCAGGAAGGCGCTCGACACCTCCGACCTGCGGCGCGAGGTGGTGCAGCTTCGAAGCGAGCACAAGAAGCTCGGGCCGCCGAAGATCATCGGCACCTCGAAGCACATGAAGAACGTCCTCGACATGATGGACAAGGTCGCCCGAAGCGACGCCTCCACCGTCCTGGTGCAGGGGGAATCGGGTACCGGCAAGGAGCTGGTGGCGAAGTATATCCACTTCCAGAGCAACCGCGCCGAGAAGCCGTTTGTGGCGATCAACTGCGCGGCGGTCCCTGCCACCCTTCTGGAGAGCGAGCTCTTCGGCCACGAGAAGGGGGCCTTCACCGACGCGAAAACCTCCAAGAAGGGTCTTTTCGAGCTCGCCGACGGCGGCACCGTCTTCCTCGACGAGATAGGCGATATGGAAGTGGGGATGCAGGCGAAGCTCCTGCGTTTCCTCGAGGACAGGAACTTCCGCCGCATCGGCGGGAGCAAGGTCATCCCGGTGGACGTGCGGATCATCTCCGCGACCAATAAGGATCTCCTGAAGGCGATCGAGGAGAAGACCTTCAGAAACGACCTGTACTATCGTCTTCAGGTCATTCCGATCTTCCTCCCGGCGCTTCGTGAGCGCAAGGAGGACATCCTGCAGCTGGCGAACCACTTCATCGACGTCTTTACGAAGGAGTTCAACAAGTCGATCAAGGGGATCTCCTCCATGGCGGAGAAGCTCCTGGTGGAGTACAGCTGGCCGGGGAACATCCGCGAGCTGAAGAACGTCATCGAGCGCGCCATTATCCTCGGCAATGACGAGAACCTGCTCCTGGAGAACCTGCCGCTGGAGATCGTGGCGCAGGCCTCCCAGGTGACGATGCCGATGGCGACCTTCAAGCTGCCGCCCGAGGGGATCGACATCGAAGAGGTGGAGAAGGAGCTCATCAAGCAGTCGCTGGAGATCACCGACTGGAACCAGTCGAAGGCTGCGAAGAAGCTCAATCTCGGCATCGACGCCTTCCGCTACCGCATGAAGAAGTTCGGATTCCTGAAGTAG
- a CDS encoding sensor histidine kinase, translating into MIFKSVTTRVIVLSICLLVFGIGTFAFLTLRREQMQLINSARESTSLLLNTIERSTYNSMRIGNTEDVQVILEMVGQSDKLVGVRIFHPHGVVLKSSLPGEVGKPVDERDYNLFLHNKKEGVFTLDGYGEVLGMVKPIYNDRQCNTCHGEKSRIIGILNVNYSLVETRRRIVELTKLFVLSTVAIIGFLSLAISLVMLKFVKKPLRLMSANMAKVEAGDLSVRVSYDRQDEIGKLLGSFNSMVGRLDRAKKELETFHFQQMERADRLASVGEMAAGIAHEIKNPLTGIAAAITVMKDDFEPTDPRFSIISEVLEQISRLDKTVNDLLFFGKPTASEPACTDINATLRKILIFAGQHRGGKNIEKVLHLEENLPPVYVDAKQIQQVFLNLFLNAVQAMQQGGTLTVESSIVKEAAGDMVRIRVADTGQGIPPQILEKIFVPFFTTKAQGTGLGLPISHRLIEQNGGRLSVQSEDGKGTTFTVDLPACYPGGEAGPWGVAASGATASATVHTCAV; encoded by the coding sequence CTGATTTTCAAGAGCGTGACCACACGAGTGATCGTCTTGTCGATCTGCCTGCTGGTATTCGGCATCGGGACCTTCGCCTTTCTCACCCTGCGACGTGAGCAGATGCAGCTCATCAATTCGGCCCGCGAGAGTACTTCCCTCCTGCTGAATACCATCGAGCGCAGCACCTACAACTCCATGCGCATCGGGAACACCGAGGACGTGCAGGTTATCCTCGAGATGGTGGGGCAAAGCGACAAGCTTGTCGGGGTGCGCATCTTCCACCCCCACGGCGTGGTGCTTAAGTCCTCCCTCCCCGGCGAGGTGGGGAAGCCGGTCGACGAGCGCGACTACAACCTCTTCCTGCACAACAAGAAGGAAGGGGTCTTCACCCTCGACGGCTACGGCGAGGTGCTGGGGATGGTGAAGCCGATCTACAACGACCGGCAGTGCAACACCTGTCACGGCGAGAAGAGCCGCATCATCGGCATCCTCAACGTGAACTATTCCCTCGTGGAGACGCGCCGGCGCATCGTGGAGCTCACCAAGCTCTTCGTACTCTCCACCGTCGCGATCATCGGATTCCTGTCGCTCGCGATCTCCCTCGTCATGCTGAAGTTCGTGAAGAAGCCGCTTCGCCTCATGAGCGCCAACATGGCGAAGGTCGAGGCGGGGGACCTCTCCGTGCGCGTGTCGTACGACCGGCAGGACGAGATAGGAAAGCTCCTCGGTTCCTTCAACTCCATGGTGGGGCGGCTGGACCGGGCGAAGAAAGAGCTGGAGACCTTCCATTTCCAGCAGATGGAGCGGGCGGACCGGCTTGCCTCCGTCGGCGAGATGGCGGCCGGCATCGCCCACGAGATCAAGAACCCCCTCACCGGAATCGCCGCGGCCATCACCGTGATGAAGGACGACTTCGAGCCGACCGACCCGCGCTTTTCCATCATCTCCGAGGTGCTGGAGCAGATCTCCCGGCTGGACAAGACGGTGAACGACCTCCTCTTCTTCGGGAAGCCCACCGCCTCGGAACCGGCCTGCACCGACATCAACGCGACGCTAAGAAAGATTCTCATCTTTGCCGGGCAGCACCGCGGCGGCAAAAACATAGAGAAGGTCCTGCACCTCGAGGAGAACCTCCCCCCTGTGTACGTCGACGCGAAGCAGATCCAGCAGGTATTCCTGAATCTCTTCCTGAACGCCGTGCAGGCGATGCAGCAGGGGGGGACCCTCACGGTGGAGAGCAGCATTGTTAAGGAAGCCGCGGGGGACATGGTGCGGATCCGCGTCGCGGACACCGGGCAGGGGATTCCGCCGCAGATCCTGGAGAAGATTTTTGTCCCCTTCTTCACCACGAAGGCGCAGGGGACAGGTCTTGGCCTTCCGATCAGCCACCGGCTGATCGAGCAAAACGGCGGCCGCCTCTCCGTACAGAGCGAGGACGGGAAGGGGACGACCTTTACCGTCGATCTCCCCGCCTGCTACCCCGGCGGCGAGGCAGGACCGTGGGGTGTCGCGGCAAGCGGCGCCACCGCCAGCGCCACCGTCCACACATGCGCCGTTTGA
- a CDS encoding transketolase → MKEKISQLEEKARRLRVAIVKTLHKSQSGHTGGSLSAIDMICALYFHKMRHNPEEPAWEGRDRFVLSKGHAAPALYVALAEAGYFPTEDLMMLRRLGSHLQGHPDSKGTPGVDVCTGSLGQGLSMANGMALGFKLDGKENRVYALLGDGELQEGQIWEAAMAAGHYKTDNLCALVDSNGLQIDGDVSRVMNVSSISDKFRAFGWNVIEIDGHCLHGICTALDAAERHKGAPTAIVATTVKGKGVSIFENKASYHGVTPNDQELPVALRCLGCDCEELENQERIGA, encoded by the coding sequence GTGAAAGAGAAGATTTCCCAGCTGGAAGAGAAGGCGAGGCGCCTGCGCGTTGCCATCGTAAAGACCCTGCACAAGTCGCAGTCCGGGCACACCGGAGGGTCCCTCTCCGCGATCGACATGATCTGCGCCCTGTACTTCCACAAGATGCGCCACAACCCGGAGGAGCCGGCATGGGAGGGTCGCGACCGCTTCGTGCTCAGCAAGGGGCACGCAGCCCCCGCCCTCTACGTGGCGCTCGCCGAAGCCGGGTACTTCCCGACGGAGGACCTGATGATGCTGCGCCGCCTCGGCAGCCACCTGCAGGGGCACCCGGACAGCAAGGGTACCCCGGGGGTGGACGTCTGCACCGGCTCGCTCGGGCAGGGGCTCTCCATGGCAAACGGCATGGCGCTCGGCTTCAAGCTGGACGGGAAGGAAAACCGCGTCTACGCCCTGCTCGGGGACGGCGAGCTGCAGGAAGGTCAGATCTGGGAGGCGGCGATGGCCGCCGGTCACTACAAGACCGACAACCTCTGCGCCCTGGTGGACTCCAACGGGCTGCAGATCGACGGCGACGTCTCCCGCGTCATGAACGTCTCCAGCATCTCCGACAAGTTCCGCGCCTTCGGCTGGAACGTGATCGAGATCGACGGCCACTGCCTGCACGGCATCTGCACCGCCCTTGACGCGGCGGAGCGCCACAAGGGGGCGCCGACCGCCATCGTGGCGACGACGGTCAAAGGGAAAGGGGTCTCCATCTTCGAGAACAAGGCCTCCTACCACGGGGTTACCCCCAACGACCAGGAACTGCCCGTGGCGCTCAGGTGCCTCGGTTGCGACTGTGAAGAGCTTGAGAACCAGGAAAGGATAGGTGCATGA